The following proteins are encoded in a genomic region of Chlorogloeopsis sp. ULAP01:
- a CDS encoding alpha/beta hydrolase, producing MFVPPGFSQNSVTTKLGRMVYYTADEKPWIDSDVPKSSDRKLVFLHAFGGGSSAYEWSKVYPAFAPDYQVLAPDLIGWGRSDHPAHNYQVEDYITTIIEFIENTYSIPTVAIASGLTAAFTVRAAIARPDLFKALILVTPAALEEFGEDYKNSFSAQIIKIPMLDRLLYMTGISTSFGIRSFLEQRQFARPERVYPEIVEAYLQSAQQFNAEYAALAFVRGDLSFDLSKYIPQLTVPTAIIWGQKSKYTGPDVGRRFTEMNPKAIRIFLHLDDVGFTPQLELPAVTIGLIRKFLPLLEQSA from the coding sequence ATGTTTGTGCCACCAGGCTTTAGCCAAAATTCTGTGACCACTAAGCTAGGCAGAATGGTTTACTATACTGCTGACGAAAAGCCTTGGATAGATTCGGATGTCCCCAAATCAAGCGATCGCAAATTAGTTTTTCTGCACGCCTTTGGTGGTGGTTCGTCTGCCTATGAATGGTCAAAAGTTTACCCGGCTTTTGCTCCAGATTATCAAGTTCTAGCACCAGATTTGATTGGTTGGGGACGCTCGGATCATCCAGCCCACAACTATCAGGTTGAAGACTATATTACAACGATTATTGAGTTTATCGAAAATACCTACAGCATACCAACTGTGGCGATCGCTTCAGGATTAACAGCAGCTTTTACTGTTCGTGCCGCGATCGCTCGTCCCGATTTGTTCAAAGCTTTGATTTTAGTTACACCAGCAGCTCTTGAGGAATTTGGCGAAGACTACAAAAATAGCTTTTCTGCTCAAATCATCAAAATCCCGATGCTGGATCGTCTACTATATATGACTGGAATTTCCACAAGCTTTGGCATTCGCAGTTTTCTCGAACAACGGCAGTTTGCCCGCCCAGAAAGAGTTTACCCCGAAATTGTCGAAGCATACCTGCAATCTGCCCAACAGTTTAATGCTGAGTATGCTGCTCTGGCTTTTGTGCGCGGAGATTTATCCTTTGATTTGTCTAAATACATTCCTCAATTGACTGTTCCGACTGCGATTATCTGGGGGCAAAAGTCAAAGTATACTGGGCCTGATGTCGGGCGTCGTTTCACTGAAATGAACCCTAAAGCGATTCGGATTTTTCTACATTTAGATGATGTAGGTTTTACTCCCCAATTAGAACTACCTGCTGTGACAATTGGACTGATTCGGAAGTTTTTACCTT
- a CDS encoding Mo-dependent nitrogenase C-terminal domain-containing protein produces MTSLTLTKQQQDLLHPIRQWLESREINNAKIAHFLCKLIPAQCPFERDIVLFGRKLFHIPPMCKLNPLYEEVVGLRFKALCYLADECGEDVTVYC; encoded by the coding sequence ATGACTAGCTTAACTCTAACTAAACAACAACAAGACCTACTGCATCCAATTCGTCAGTGGCTAGAATCTAGAGAAATTAATAACGCCAAAATTGCTCATTTCTTATGCAAATTGATTCCTGCTCAATGTCCGTTTGAAAGAGATATCGTACTATTTGGTCGTAAGCTATTCCACATTCCACCAATGTGTAAGCTTAATCCCTTGTATGAAGAAGTAGTTGGTTTGCGTTTCAAAGCTCTTTGCTATCTTGCAGATGAATGTGGTGAAGATGTTACAGTCTATTGCTAA
- a CDS encoding ATP-binding protein: protein MNIHSSDKPIAPEVLPKLTKPFYPTKTSRTGLELAINKRILEAHNGELMIESSARKGTTVSVQLQLTANC from the coding sequence ATTAATATACATAGTAGTGACAAACCCATAGCTCCAGAGGTTTTGCCTAAGTTAACTAAACCTTTTTATCCGACAAAAACCTCTAGAACAGGATTGGAACTTGCTATTAATAAGCGTATTTTGGAAGCTCATAATGGTGAACTGATGATTGAATCAAGTGCTAGGAAAGGTACTACAGTAAGTGTGCAATTACAACTGACGGCTAACTGTTAG
- a CDS encoding response regulator transcription factor, with translation MTAHILLVEDEAKLARFVELELSYEGYKVTVTHDGLSGLTTARETHPDLVILDWMLPGLSGLEICRRLRSTGDQVPVILLTAKDEVSDRVAGLDAGADDYVVKPFSVEELLARVRAHLRRTQEVDADILQFEDLQLNRRTREVHRGDRDIELTAKEFDLLDYLLAHPRQVITRDRILEEVWGYDFMGDSNVIEVYIRYLRLKLEANNEKRLIQTVRGVGYALRD, from the coding sequence ATGACAGCCCACATTCTACTTGTTGAAGATGAAGCTAAACTAGCACGATTTGTAGAATTGGAACTAAGTTATGAAGGCTATAAAGTTACCGTCACACACGATGGATTAAGTGGACTGACTACAGCCAGAGAGACTCATCCAGATTTAGTAATTTTAGATTGGATGTTACCTGGTTTATCGGGGTTAGAAATTTGCCGTCGCTTGCGAAGTACAGGGGATCAAGTGCCAGTCATCTTATTAACAGCAAAGGATGAAGTCAGCGATCGCGTGGCTGGTTTAGATGCGGGTGCCGATGATTATGTCGTTAAACCCTTTAGTGTCGAGGAATTATTAGCTAGAGTTCGCGCTCACTTACGCAGAACCCAAGAAGTAGACGCAGATATATTGCAATTTGAAGATTTGCAGCTAAATCGTCGCACGCGGGAAGTGCATCGCGGCGATCGCGACATTGAATTAACAGCTAAAGAATTTGATTTACTAGACTATCTACTAGCACATCCCCGACAAGTGATTACGCGCGATCGGATTTTAGAGGAAGTCTGGGGCTACGACTTTATGGGAGATTCCAACGTTATCGAAGTTTACATCCGCTATCTACGTCTAAAATTAGAAGCTAACAACGAAAAGCGTCTGATTCAAACTGTGCGTGGTGTCGGTTATGCATTGCGCGATTGA
- the arsM gene encoding arsenosugar biosynthesis arsenite methyltransferase ArsM, whose product MTYLETAAQFYSEVAQTPQVGLCCVQSSPLQLPGLKIPQQMQEMNYGCGSTVHPAELANQPTVLYVGVGGGLEALQFAYFSRRPGAVIAVEPVAAMREAAARNLEIAAQENPWFDVSFVEIRAGDAFNLPVADACVNVVAQNCLFNIFEPEDLTRALHEAHRVLKPGGRLQMSDPIATRSIPPHLQQDERLRAMCLSGALTYEEYIQRIIDVGFGQIEIRARRPYRLLDCQTYHLQEHLLLESLDSVSFKVPIPVDGACVFTGKTGIYSGLEDVFDDNAGHILQKGVPAAVCDKTAAKLAALLPDKLIITNSTWHYTGGGCC is encoded by the coding sequence ATGACTTATCTCGAAACCGCAGCACAATTCTACAGTGAAGTTGCGCAAACACCGCAAGTTGGACTTTGTTGCGTCCAAAGTTCGCCCCTCCAACTGCCAGGATTGAAAATTCCCCAACAAATGCAGGAAATGAACTATGGTTGCGGTAGTACAGTTCACCCTGCGGAATTAGCAAATCAACCTACTGTGTTGTACGTTGGAGTTGGTGGTGGCTTAGAAGCCCTGCAATTTGCCTATTTTTCTCGTCGCCCCGGTGCTGTGATTGCTGTTGAGCCGGTGGCGGCAATGCGGGAAGCAGCTGCACGCAACTTAGAAATTGCTGCTCAAGAAAATCCCTGGTTTGATGTTAGCTTTGTAGAAATTCGTGCGGGCGATGCATTTAACTTACCTGTTGCCGATGCTTGTGTGAATGTCGTAGCACAAAATTGCCTTTTCAATATTTTTGAGCCAGAAGATTTAACTCGTGCTTTACACGAAGCACATCGTGTCTTAAAACCAGGCGGACGTTTGCAAATGAGCGATCCAATCGCCACTCGTTCTATTCCACCACATTTACAGCAAGATGAGCGTTTGCGCGCTATGTGTCTATCTGGCGCACTTACCTATGAAGAGTATATTCAACGAATTATTGATGTAGGTTTTGGACAAATAGAAATTCGCGCCCGTCGTCCTTATCGTCTTTTAGATTGCCAAACTTATCATCTCCAAGAACACTTACTTTTAGAAAGTCTTGATTCTGTATCTTTCAAAGTTCCTATTCCTGTAGATGGAGCTTGTGTTTTTACTGGCAAGACAGGAATCTATTCTGGTTTAGAAGACGTATTCGATGATAATGCCGGGCATATTTTGCAAAAAGGTGTACCAGCCGCAGTGTGTGATAAAACAGCTGCCAAACTCGCTGCTTTACTGCCAGACAAATTAATAATTACTAATTCTACGTGGCATTACACTGGTGGTGGTTGCTGTTAG
- the arsS gene encoding arsenosugar biosynthesis radical SAM (seleno)protein ArsS (Some members of this family are selenoproteins.) yields the protein MQTKSTNSVLTPFKHKLTFPLTKKRINVLQINLGKRCNLACTHCHVEAGPKRKEELSPEICAQLIELIDNFPQIKIVDLTGGAPEMNYGFKPLVEASRATGKQVIVRSNLTIYFEDGFSDLPTYFAKHRVRVVASLPCYLADNVDQMRGSGVYNNSIKALQWLNQVGYGKEPDLILDLVYNPQLPSSEKFSLTPDQTKLEQDYRVFLKQNFNIDFNNLFTITNLPVGRTKLHLERKKLYSPYLQFLESHFNTNTVESLMCRDELSIDYLGNVYDCDFNQMMNLPAKTRSGENLTVAHLLTAGNLDLIDEVQTAAYCYGCTAGCGSSCGGALV from the coding sequence ATGCAAACTAAATCAACAAATTCAGTATTAACTCCTTTCAAACATAAACTAACTTTCCCTTTAACTAAAAAGCGAATTAATGTTTTACAAATTAATCTAGGTAAGCGTTGCAATCTTGCCTGTACTCATTGTCATGTAGAAGCCGGTCCAAAACGTAAAGAAGAACTTTCTCCAGAAATTTGTGCTCAATTGATTGAGCTAATTGACAATTTTCCCCAGATTAAAATTGTCGATTTAACTGGGGGTGCGCCAGAAATGAATTATGGATTTAAGCCTCTAGTAGAGGCAAGTCGAGCAACAGGAAAACAGGTAATTGTTCGGTCTAATTTGACTATTTATTTTGAAGACGGGTTTAGTGACTTGCCAACCTATTTTGCCAAGCATCGAGTGAGAGTTGTTGCTTCTTTGCCCTGTTATTTAGCAGATAATGTTGATCAAATGCGTGGTAGTGGAGTTTATAATAATTCCATCAAAGCATTGCAATGGCTTAATCAAGTTGGTTACGGCAAGGAACCAGATTTAATTTTAGATTTAGTATATAATCCCCAATTACCTTCTAGTGAAAAATTTTCTTTAACTCCCGACCAAACTAAGCTAGAACAAGATTATAGAGTGTTTTTAAAACAGAACTTTAATATTGACTTTAACAATTTATTTACTATCACCAATCTACCAGTAGGCAGAACTAAATTGCATTTAGAACGAAAAAAACTTTATAGTCCTTATCTACAATTTTTAGAATCACATTTCAATACCAATACGGTAGAAAGTTTAATGTGCCGCGATGAGCTTTCAATTGATTATCTTGGTAACGTATATGATTGCGATTTTAACCAGATGATGAATTTACCTGCAAAAACTCGTAGCGGGGAAAACTTGACAGTTGCTCATTTGCTTACAGCTGGCAATTTAGATTTAATAGACGAAGTTCAAACAGCTGCTTATTGTTACGGTTGTACTGCTGGGTGCGGTTCTAGTTGTGGTGGCGCTTTGGTATGA
- a CDS encoding MFS transporter: MKTQTPKHLLPPALRSRNYRLFFGGQGISLIGTWMTQTATIWLVYSLTQSPLMLGVVGFSSQIPSFILAPFGGVFVDRFSRHRILISTQILSMIQSLALATLALSGVIHIWHIIVLSVFQGFISAVDAPARQAFVPDLVERREDLANAIALNSTMFNGARLIGPAVGGLLVASIGAAYCFLIDGLSYIAVIIALLAMKIKPRTILVSTANPLEQVKEGFFYAFGFPPIRALLLLSALVSFFGLQYTVLVPVFAEKILQGNAETLGFLMAASGVGALSGGIYLASRKTILGLGRLIAFAPTILGIGLITFSLSRYLPLSLFTMLFIGLGTILQVASGNTVLQTIVEDEKRGRVMSLFTMAFLGIIPFGNLLGGALAVRISAPTVLIIDGIVCILGSMYFTRQLPALRQLVRPIYIERGILNEGLH; encoded by the coding sequence ATGAAAACGCAAACCCCAAAACATCTATTACCACCAGCTTTAAGATCGAGAAACTACCGTCTATTTTTTGGTGGACAAGGTATATCCTTGATAGGTACTTGGATGACACAGACTGCCACTATTTGGCTAGTTTATAGTTTAACCCAATCGCCCTTAATGCTGGGAGTTGTGGGATTTAGCAGTCAAATTCCTAGCTTTATTCTTGCTCCTTTTGGTGGGGTATTTGTAGATCGCTTTTCCCGCCACCGTATCTTGATTAGTACGCAAATCTTGTCAATGATTCAGTCATTAGCATTAGCGACGTTGGCGCTATCTGGTGTTATTCATATTTGGCACATCATTGTCTTAAGCGTATTTCAAGGATTTATTAGCGCTGTTGATGCACCAGCGCGGCAAGCATTTGTGCCAGATTTGGTAGAACGTAGAGAAGATTTAGCCAATGCGATCGCGCTCAATTCTACAATGTTTAACGGAGCGCGGTTAATTGGCCCGGCGGTGGGTGGTTTATTGGTTGCTAGTATTGGCGCTGCATACTGTTTTTTAATTGATGGTCTTAGTTATATTGCTGTAATCATCGCATTATTAGCGATGAAAATTAAGCCTAGAACAATATTAGTTAGTACAGCTAATCCATTGGAACAAGTTAAAGAAGGATTTTTTTATGCTTTTGGTTTTCCACCAATACGAGCATTATTATTGTTATCAGCTTTAGTTAGTTTCTTCGGATTGCAATACACTGTGCTTGTACCAGTATTTGCAGAAAAAATTCTTCAAGGTAACGCAGAAACATTGGGGTTTTTAATGGCTGCATCTGGAGTTGGAGCGTTATCGGGTGGTATTTATTTGGCATCGCGAAAAACAATATTAGGACTTGGTAGATTGATTGCTTTTGCTCCAACCATTTTAGGAATAGGATTAATTACTTTTTCACTATCACGTTATTTGCCGCTTTCTTTATTCACAATGCTATTTATTGGGTTAGGAACAATCCTCCAAGTTGCCTCTGGTAACACAGTTTTACAAACAATTGTTGAAGATGAAAAACGCGGACGAGTGATGAGCTTATTTACTATGGCGTTTTTGGGAATAATTCCTTTTGGTAATTTATTAGGAGGAGCTTTGGCAGTTCGTATCAGTGCTCCTACTGTATTAATTATTGATGGAATTGTTTGTATTTTAGGTTCTATGTATTTTACTAGGCAACTACCTGCTCTGCGGCAACTAGTACGTCCAATTTATATAGAAAGAGGAATTTTAAATGAAGGGTTACATTAA
- a CDS encoding Uma2 family endonuclease → MVTSRSEYYISPEEYLEGEKVSQIKHEYIDGQVYAMAGASDAHVTISMNLSMLLRNHLRGSGCRVYMAEMKAQIEVINRYYYPDIMVTCDARDREFEYFKCHPKLIVEVLSDSTEAFDRGKKFADYRHLESLQEYVLISQDTMSVECFRRNEKGRWELYPYEKGEEVHLASVDFWCEIEAIYEDVVLVKENAY, encoded by the coding sequence ATGGTTACAAGCCGAAGTGAATACTACATTTCTCCAGAAGAATATTTAGAAGGCGAAAAAGTTAGCCAAATCAAACACGAGTATATTGATGGGCAAGTCTATGCAATGGCAGGGGCAAGTGATGCTCATGTCACTATTAGTATGAATTTATCGATGCTGCTGCGAAACCATTTGCGGGGTAGTGGTTGCCGGGTGTACATGGCAGAAATGAAAGCACAAATTGAAGTTATTAACCGCTACTACTATCCTGATATCATGGTTACTTGTGATGCACGAGATAGAGAGTTTGAATATTTTAAATGCCACCCGAAATTAATTGTAGAGGTACTTTCAGATAGCACAGAAGCTTTTGACAGAGGTAAGAAGTTTGCAGACTACCGCCACCTAGAATCATTGCAGGAATACGTACTCATTTCCCAAGACACAATGAGTGTGGAATGCTTCCGCCGCAACGAAAAAGGGCGCTGGGAACTTTATCCCTATGAAAAAGGCGAAGAAGTGCATCTAGCTAGCGTTGATTTTTGGTGTGAAATTGAGGCGATATATGAAGATGTAGTGCTAGTAAAAGAGAATGCTTATTAA
- a CDS encoding Uma2 family endonuclease, which yields MTSLSELTLPDHTQLPDSDGKFVKNLQEHPQSILLTDSITPVLQQLHPDGNYCIGQDAGIYWRLTDPPEKGAEAPDWFYVPNVPPTLNGKMRRSYVLWKEYVAPLIVIEFVSGDGSEERDKTTPLQGEPGKFWVYEQAIRVPYYAIYEVGKARVEVYRLVDNTYQLMTPNEREHYLIKPMGLELGIWRGVYQNAELPWLRWWDAQGNLLLTGEERAEVERQKRKKIVEKLRTLSSEQLQSLGIDPEMLD from the coding sequence ATGACTTCCCTATCGGAATTAACATTACCAGATCACACGCAGTTGCCAGACTCTGACGGTAAGTTCGTGAAAAATCTGCAAGAACATCCCCAAAGTATCTTACTCACTGACTCAATTACACCCGTTTTGCAGCAACTGCATCCTGATGGAAATTACTGCATCGGACAAGACGCAGGCATTTACTGGCGCTTAACCGATCCTCCAGAGAAAGGGGCGGAAGCACCAGACTGGTTTTATGTACCCAATGTACCGCCAACTCTGAATGGCAAAATGCGACGTTCCTACGTGCTGTGGAAGGAATATGTCGCGCCGTTGATTGTGATTGAATTTGTATCGGGAGATGGTAGCGAAGAACGAGATAAAACCACACCTTTACAGGGAGAACCAGGAAAGTTTTGGGTTTACGAGCAGGCAATTCGGGTACCTTATTATGCAATTTATGAGGTGGGAAAGGCGCGCGTGGAAGTTTATCGCCTCGTAGATAATACTTATCAACTCATGACACCTAACGAGCGGGAACATTATCTTATTAAGCCGATGGGGCTAGAACTGGGAATTTGGCGAGGTGTTTATCAGAATGCAGAGTTACCTTGGTTACGATGGTGGGATGCACAAGGAAATTTATTGCTAACGGGTGAGGAACGTGCGGAAGTTGAACGACAAAAGCGCAAAAAAATTGTAGAGAAGTTGCGTACTCTTTCCTCTGAACAACTCCAAAGCTTGGGAATCGATCCAGAAATGTTGGATTAA
- a CDS encoding tetratricopeptide repeat protein, which yields MKPNNPFKSALFQTASYLMLGILTITNTCQSVFAQVGNSSTQTLAQFSDNQSQERSQLVQTANTLINQGDFTGAEENLRKLIKKYPKDAFGYYQLGNVLFRQGKTEDAIKEYQEAIRLNSKYALAHNAIGVVFASQQRWEEAIAEYNKALNINPKYGDALTNLAQALWQQGKRNEAIASLEKALKVFKTQNRPERVEQIEKILRDLKGNDDPTVS from the coding sequence ATGAAGCCAAACAATCCTTTCAAGTCAGCATTGTTTCAAACTGCTAGTTACTTGATGCTGGGTATCTTGACTATAACGAATACGTGCCAATCTGTTTTTGCACAGGTGGGAAATTCTAGCACACAAACTCTAGCGCAGTTCTCTGACAATCAATCACAGGAGCGATCGCAACTAGTTCAAACAGCAAATACCCTCATCAATCAAGGTGATTTCACTGGTGCAGAAGAGAACTTGCGTAAGTTAATCAAAAAGTATCCAAAAGATGCGTTTGGATATTACCAGTTAGGGAATGTGCTATTTCGTCAGGGTAAAACAGAAGATGCAATCAAAGAATATCAAGAGGCAATTCGTTTAAATTCTAAATATGCCTTAGCACACAATGCTATTGGAGTTGTATTCGCAAGTCAACAGCGTTGGGAAGAAGCAATTGCAGAGTACAATAAAGCACTAAATATTAATCCCAAGTATGGAGATGCACTGACTAATTTAGCTCAGGCACTCTGGCAACAAGGTAAAAGAAATGAAGCGATCGCTTCTTTAGAAAAAGCATTAAAAGTATTTAAAACCCAAAATAGACCTGAGAGAGTAGAACAAATAGAAAAGATTTTACGGGATCTCAAAGGTAATGACGATCCAACTGTTTCGTGA
- a CDS encoding HAMP domain-containing protein, translating into MKQHSNFDELAVEESNHRLHSTHSRYWFSYLKVGQKIGIGYGVLLSITVLGTTIGFLMADRYQYQAHKREKAAIEKLYQVSQLKTSVFRVRTTQHQLLLYMDRPKLWQENYAELVEYVDQARQVWSEFGANYSIENIGIIYDSVREHKAVYRLLKNYKGFNAYLKRTEAFFRDNNPSKLSADEIETAQTQLFNFMHGSSVFLMDDFLDDIKNLMEVIAQEYQQSKRELLRAERLRLQIILGSLLLSIAIATLLAMYTSRAIARPIQTLTHVAQQVTGESNFDLQAPVTTNDEVGILAVSLNRLIQEVQQLIKIQKDTNEQLEVYSQALEKKVRERTRELNEKNQSLELALEELRRTQARLMQSEQNTES; encoded by the coding sequence ATGAAACAGCACAGCAACTTTGATGAACTGGCTGTTGAGGAGTCAAATCACCGCTTGCATTCTACTCACTCTAGATATTGGTTCAGCTACCTGAAAGTTGGACAAAAGATAGGTATTGGATATGGAGTGCTTTTGAGCATTACTGTGCTGGGAACTACCATTGGTTTTTTGATGGCAGATCGCTACCAATATCAAGCCCACAAACGGGAAAAAGCAGCGATTGAAAAACTATACCAAGTATCTCAACTGAAAACGAGCGTGTTTCGTGTCCGCACCACTCAGCACCAGTTACTTCTGTACATGGATCGGCCAAAACTATGGCAAGAAAATTATGCTGAGTTAGTTGAGTATGTTGATCAAGCTCGACAAGTCTGGTCTGAATTTGGAGCAAATTACAGCATCGAGAACATTGGCATTATATATGATTCTGTTCGTGAGCATAAAGCAGTTTACCGCCTGTTGAAAAACTATAAAGGTTTTAATGCTTACTTAAAACGTACAGAAGCTTTTTTTCGAGATAATAATCCCAGTAAATTATCAGCAGACGAGATTGAAACAGCACAAACTCAACTGTTTAATTTCATGCATGGCTCGTCGGTATTTTTGATGGATGATTTTCTTGACGACATCAAGAATCTGATGGAAGTTATAGCCCAAGAGTATCAGCAATCAAAGCGAGAACTGCTAAGGGCAGAGAGATTACGCCTGCAAATAATTTTAGGGAGCTTGTTATTATCAATTGCGATCGCAACTTTACTGGCAATGTACACAAGTCGCGCTATTGCCCGCCCGATTCAAACACTCACCCATGTTGCCCAACAGGTTACAGGAGAATCTAACTTCGATTTGCAAGCACCTGTCACAACCAATGATGAAGTTGGTATCTTGGCTGTTTCCCTCAATCGTCTGATCCAAGAAGTTCAGCAACTCATTAAAATTCAAAAGGATACTAACGAACAACTAGAAGTATACAGTCAGGCGCTAGAAAAGAAGGTGCGCGAACGGACACGGGAGTTAAATGAAAAAAATCAAAGTTTAGAGTTAGCCCTAGAAGAATTGCGCCGCACCCAAGCACGACTCATGCAAAGCGAGCAAAACACAGAATCATAA
- a CDS encoding response regulator transcription factor — protein sequence MNQILIVEDEAGVAAFIEKGLQRQGYETIIAKDGQQAMLLAQNTEFDLMLLDLGLPMVDGWTVLRELRRRGDTRPIIIVTARKDDRERMIAFNNGANDYITKPFRFRELLELIQAHLSHD from the coding sequence ATGAATCAAATTTTGATTGTTGAAGACGAAGCAGGTGTTGCTGCTTTTATTGAAAAAGGGTTGCAAAGGCAGGGATACGAAACTATTATTGCGAAAGATGGACAGCAGGCGATGCTGTTAGCTCAAAACACTGAATTTGATTTGATGCTGCTTGACTTAGGACTTCCAATGGTGGATGGTTGGACAGTACTAAGAGAATTGCGTAGGCGGGGAGACACACGACCAATTATTATTGTTACAGCCCGTAAAGATGATCGCGAACGAATGATTGCATTCAACAATGGAGCAAACGACTATATTACCAAACCATTTCGCTTCAGAGAATTGCTGGAACTAATTCAAGCCCATCTTAGTCATGATTGA
- a CDS encoding response regulator transcription factor, producing the protein MPNILIAEDEPRIASFIEKGLRSQGFTTTIVADGLHIVDVAQSGTFDLLILDLGLPGKDGFQVLEELRRQGEELPVIILSARSDIHDKVAGLEGGADDYITKPFRFEELLARIRVRLRNTKSVTNLEEFILKAGEISLDLRTRQLKVGDRAIELPSREFAMAEMFCRHPGQIISREQLLDYVWGYDYNPGSNIVDVYVGYLRKKLGSNLIETVRGMGYRLRT; encoded by the coding sequence ATGCCCAACATTCTAATCGCCGAAGATGAACCCCGGATTGCCTCCTTTATCGAGAAAGGATTGCGATCGCAAGGTTTTACCACCACAATTGTTGCCGATGGACTGCACATAGTTGACGTAGCGCAGAGTGGAACTTTTGATTTACTCATATTGGATCTGGGATTACCCGGCAAAGACGGATTTCAAGTTCTAGAAGAATTACGCCGGCAAGGAGAAGAGTTGCCTGTGATTATCCTCTCTGCCCGCAGTGACATTCACGATAAAGTTGCTGGGCTAGAGGGGGGTGCGGATGATTATATTACTAAACCCTTCCGATTTGAAGAACTACTGGCGCGGATACGAGTGCGCTTGCGAAATACTAAATCTGTAACAAATCTAGAAGAGTTTATCCTCAAGGCTGGTGAAATCTCGCTCGATCTACGAACTCGACAGTTAAAAGTAGGCGATCGCGCCATTGAATTGCCTTCCCGCGAATTTGCAATGGCTGAAATGTTTTGCCGCCATCCGGGACAAATTATCAGCCGAGAACAACTGCTAGATTACGTTTGGGGTTATGACTATAACCCAGGTTCTAATATTGTCGATGTTTACGTCGGTTATCTGCGCAAGAAATTAGGCAGCAATTTGATTGAAACAGTCAGAGGAATGGGTTATCGTTTACGAACATGA